A region from the Microbacterium lacus genome encodes:
- a CDS encoding DUF5684 domain-containing protein, whose product MNLASLSRLTEVTPISTNVNDALFNVTTGILTFLWYVLIAIAMWMVFKKAGWPGILALIPIVNIVILVKIAGYSGWMSLLYLIPIVNIVFSIIVAIKVGAAFGKGGAWSFFLLWLISFIGFFILGFGDATYSKPVRA is encoded by the coding sequence ATGAACCTCGCCTCCCTCTCCCGGCTCACCGAAGTCACGCCGATCAGCACGAACGTGAACGACGCCCTGTTCAACGTCACGACGGGCATCCTCACGTTCCTCTGGTACGTCCTGATCGCGATCGCGATGTGGATGGTCTTCAAGAAAGCCGGCTGGCCCGGCATCCTCGCCCTGATCCCCATCGTCAACATCGTGATCCTGGTCAAGATCGCCGGCTACTCGGGGTGGATGTCGCTGCTCTACCTCATCCCGATCGTCAACATCGTGTTCTCGATCATCGTCGCCATCAAGGTGGGCGCCGCATTCGGCAAGGGCGGTGCCTGGTCGTTCTTCCTGCTGTGGCTCATCTCCTTCATCGGCTTCTTCATCCTCGGTTTCGGCGACGCCACCTACTCCAAGCCCGTCCGCGCCTGA
- a CDS encoding DUF4383 domain-containing protein codes for MRSSPNRLIATIFGAVYILVGLLGFAVTGGVGFLATEGGLLLGIFMVNPLHNVAHLLIGAALLIAGLTSARAAKGVNITIGAVYLLLGIVGFFLVGTALNILALNTFDHFLHLASAIVLLGVGLGAERGTRAGLSTRAA; via the coding sequence ATGCGTTCGTCACCCAACCGCCTCATCGCGACCATCTTCGGAGCGGTGTACATCCTCGTCGGGCTGCTCGGCTTCGCCGTCACCGGCGGCGTCGGCTTCCTCGCCACCGAAGGAGGCCTGCTGCTGGGCATCTTCATGGTGAACCCGCTGCACAACGTCGCCCACCTGCTCATCGGCGCCGCGCTGCTGATCGCGGGGCTCACCTCGGCGCGTGCTGCGAAGGGCGTGAACATCACGATCGGTGCGGTCTACCTGCTGCTCGGCATCGTCGGGTTCTTCCTGGTCGGCACGGCGTTGAACATCCTCGCGCTGAACACGTTCGACCACTTCCTGCACCTGGCCAGCGCCATCGTGCTGCTGGGCGTCGGGCTCGGGGCCGAGCGCGGCACGCGCGCGGGCCTGTCGACCCGCGCCGCCTGA
- a CDS encoding aldose 1-epimerase family protein: protein MRTVLSGTQHALRAGDYEAVIASVGASLRSLTFAGRDLVVPFDADEVRPSYRGATLAPWPNRIVDGLYAFGGTERQVALTEPARHHALHGLAAWLDYEAVDKGPSHVTLEAAVEPQTGYPWRVVIRTTFSLDAEGLTQTVTATNESPDAAPWGTGPHPYLVAGAGHVDDWTLDLPADEVLAVTPDRLSPIGLRPVDADDPERFDFRAARAIRAVEIDHAYTALQRDEAGLARVRVTDAAGSGVEMTWDAACPWVQIHTSDKGVGRPGHRTGLAVEPMTCAPDAFNADRYDYDAGLIVLEPEASASASWRISAV from the coding sequence ATGAGAACTGTTCTGTCCGGTACCCAGCACGCGCTCCGCGCGGGCGACTACGAAGCCGTCATCGCGAGCGTGGGTGCGAGCCTGCGCTCCCTCACCTTCGCGGGGCGCGACCTCGTCGTCCCGTTCGACGCCGATGAGGTACGACCTTCGTATCGGGGCGCGACGCTCGCGCCGTGGCCGAACCGCATCGTCGACGGGCTGTATGCCTTCGGCGGGACCGAACGCCAGGTCGCACTCACCGAACCGGCCCGGCATCACGCACTGCACGGCCTGGCCGCCTGGCTCGACTACGAAGCGGTCGACAAGGGGCCGAGTCACGTCACCCTCGAGGCTGCGGTCGAGCCGCAGACCGGGTATCCCTGGCGCGTCGTCATCCGCACGACGTTCTCGCTCGATGCGGAGGGGCTGACGCAGACCGTCACGGCGACGAACGAGAGTCCGGATGCCGCTCCCTGGGGCACCGGCCCGCACCCGTACCTGGTGGCGGGCGCCGGTCACGTCGATGACTGGACGCTGGACCTGCCGGCCGACGAGGTGCTCGCAGTCACGCCTGATCGCCTCAGCCCGATCGGACTGCGCCCGGTCGACGCGGACGATCCGGAACGGTTCGACTTCCGCGCCGCCCGCGCGATCCGTGCGGTGGAGATCGACCACGCCTATACGGCGCTGCAGCGCGACGAGGCCGGCCTCGCGCGCGTGCGGGTCACGGACGCGGCCGGTTCCGGCGTCGAGATGACGTGGGATGCCGCGTGCCCCTGGGTGCAGATCCACACGTCCGACAAGGGTGTGGGCAGGCCCGGGCACCGGACGGGTCTGGCGGTGGAGCCGATGACCTGCGCGCCCGATGCGTTCAACGCGGACCGATACGACTACGACGCGGGCCTGATCGTCCTCGAGCCGGAGGCGTCGGCCTCGGCATCCTGGCGGATCTCCGCCGTCTGA
- a CDS encoding MarR family winged helix-turn-helix transcriptional regulator, with protein MTTRGAERTMTHPVPRMTPEEAQAWLGLIRVCDLLPSELDSQLQRDSAMTHFEFGVMTYLRWMPESTASMSEIAEATNATLSRLSHVCSRLERRGLVQKSTSPADRRVSRVTLTNAGRRELVRATPGHIATARRLVIDALSPEDLADLARITAKLGEQLDPEQRFATGR; from the coding sequence GTGACGACGCGCGGAGCGGAGCGGACGATGACCCACCCGGTGCCGCGGATGACGCCGGAGGAGGCGCAGGCGTGGCTCGGTCTCATCCGCGTGTGCGACCTGCTGCCGAGCGAGCTCGACTCGCAACTGCAGCGGGACTCGGCGATGACGCACTTCGAGTTCGGTGTCATGACCTACCTTCGGTGGATGCCGGAATCGACGGCATCCATGAGCGAGATCGCCGAGGCGACGAACGCGACGCTCTCGCGGCTGTCGCACGTGTGCTCGCGGCTCGAGCGGCGCGGCCTCGTGCAGAAGTCGACGTCCCCGGCCGACCGGCGGGTCTCGCGAGTGACGCTGACCAATGCCGGGCGACGCGAGCTCGTCCGCGCCACACCGGGGCACATCGCCACCGCCCGCCGGCTCGTGATCGATGCGCTCTCGCCCGAAGACCTCGCCGATCTCGCGCGGATCACCGCCAAGCTCGGCGAGCAGCTGGACCCGGAGCAGCGATTCGCGACGGGGCGGTAA
- a CDS encoding GTP cyclohydrolase II, translating to MSAPIPFPPAAEVRREVRIPLRFSDGFEADARVSTFRHLADGAEHLLLRFDGPGEAEVPLVRLHSECLTGDVFGSQRCDCGPQLREAVERLSLEGGALLYLRQEGRGIGLYAKLDAYALQDQGLDTYEANAALGHGEDERDYTAAAQMLQAVGIRRVRLLTNNPDKVAQLEALGVDVEETVPTGVHLTAANARYLQAKRDHTGHLLNLPAA from the coding sequence ATGAGCGCGCCGATTCCGTTCCCGCCCGCCGCGGAGGTCCGCAGGGAGGTGCGGATTCCGCTCCGATTCAGCGACGGCTTCGAGGCGGACGCGCGCGTGTCGACCTTCCGTCATCTCGCCGACGGCGCGGAGCACCTGCTGCTGCGCTTCGACGGACCGGGCGAGGCGGAGGTCCCGCTCGTCCGTCTGCACAGCGAGTGCCTCACCGGCGACGTGTTCGGCTCGCAGCGCTGCGACTGCGGTCCGCAGCTGCGCGAAGCCGTCGAGAGGCTGAGCCTCGAGGGTGGTGCGCTGCTCTATCTCCGTCAGGAGGGGCGGGGCATCGGACTCTACGCGAAGCTCGACGCGTACGCCCTGCAAGACCAGGGGCTCGACACGTACGAGGCGAATGCAGCGCTCGGCCACGGCGAGGACGAGCGCGACTACACGGCGGCCGCGCAGATGCTGCAGGCCGTCGGCATCCGTCGCGTCCGCCTCCTGACGAACAACCCGGACAAGGTCGCGCAGCTGGAGGCGCTCGGAGTGGACGTCGAGGAGACCGTGCCGACGGGCGTGCACCTGACCGCGGCGAACGCGCGGTATCTTCAGGCCAAGCGCGACCACACCGGCCACCTCTTGAACCTCCCGGCGGCGTGA
- a CDS encoding VOC family protein: protein MTTTALDWRPAPIHTGGAAADATRMDTVELLVGDLDAQTEFYRRAVTLDVLNQSGARATLGRDGIPIMTLTHTPDLPPFDRRDAGLYHTAIAFPDRAALSTAVLSMARQAPHLYEGATDHTFSNAFYFHDPEGNGIELYWDRPVEVWQNKPAGWMPQNTAIDPNAFLREHFDPARETQDEATIGHVHLQVGDIPTARRFYVDMLGFDVTIDVGSALFISAGGYHHHIGLNTWHSAGAGPRAVSLGLGDVRLRMPDRSDVLALADRARHHGVAAEDDGESLRLRDPWGTLLTVTREGAAA from the coding sequence ATGACCACGACCGCTCTGGATTGGCGCCCGGCGCCGATCCACACCGGCGGCGCCGCCGCCGACGCGACCCGGATGGATACCGTCGAACTCCTCGTCGGAGACCTCGACGCGCAGACCGAGTTCTACCGTCGCGCTGTGACGCTCGATGTGCTCAACCAGTCGGGGGCCCGCGCGACACTCGGCCGCGACGGCATCCCGATCATGACCCTCACCCACACGCCCGACCTGCCGCCCTTCGACCGGCGCGACGCCGGGCTCTACCACACGGCCATCGCGTTCCCCGATCGTGCGGCGCTGTCCACTGCCGTGCTGTCGATGGCGCGCCAGGCTCCTCATCTGTACGAGGGTGCGACCGACCACACGTTCAGCAACGCCTTCTACTTCCACGACCCGGAGGGCAACGGCATCGAGTTGTACTGGGACCGACCCGTCGAGGTGTGGCAGAACAAGCCGGCCGGATGGATGCCGCAGAACACCGCGATCGACCCGAACGCGTTCCTGCGCGAGCACTTCGATCCCGCGCGCGAGACTCAGGATGAAGCCACGATCGGTCACGTGCACCTGCAGGTCGGCGACATCCCCACCGCACGCCGGTTCTACGTGGACATGCTCGGCTTCGACGTCACGATCGACGTCGGCTCCGCCCTGTTCATCTCCGCCGGCGGCTACCACCACCACATCGGCCTGAACACGTGGCACAGCGCCGGCGCGGGACCCCGTGCCGTCTCGCTCGGCCTCGGTGACGTGCGATTGCGGATGCCGGACCGCAGCGACGTGCTCGCGCTCGCCGACCGCGCCCGGCATCACGGGGTCGCCGCCGAGGACGATGGTGAGAGCCTGCGCCTGCGCGACCCCTGGGGGACGCTGCTGACCGTCACCCGGGAAGGCGCTGCGGCATGA